The Microbacterium paraoxydans genome includes a window with the following:
- a CDS encoding LacI family DNA-binding transcriptional regulator, producing the protein MTANRKTPSGSVTIGDIARVAGVSRSTVSRAFSRPELLNPETVRRVKAAADELGYVVNHAARALSTGRFGNVAVVVPDIANPFFPPLVRRVQTLADAEGYAVFLGDSDEIADREANLTSRLSAQVEGFVLAAPRLDEERIRELDAARPVVLVNRDIEGLARVLIDPSGGLDEAVAHLHRLGHARVVYLSGPRESWSDQQRRAALDRAATRVGLEVIVQELGRPSSAGGRDAVGGILASGATAVIAFDDVVAQGVMAGLALRGVDVPRDISVIGCDDTLASGTHPALTTISAASAAAGEAAAELLLGVLASGQRSDARVTIATHLVVRATTEAAHPPQG; encoded by the coding sequence GTGACAGCCAACAGGAAGACGCCGTCGGGTTCCGTGACGATCGGCGACATCGCGCGGGTCGCCGGGGTCTCCCGGTCGACGGTGTCGCGTGCGTTCAGTCGCCCCGAACTGCTCAACCCCGAGACGGTCCGCCGGGTCAAGGCCGCGGCGGACGAGCTGGGTTACGTCGTCAACCATGCGGCGCGCGCGCTGTCGACCGGTCGCTTCGGCAACGTGGCCGTCGTCGTTCCCGACATCGCCAACCCGTTCTTCCCTCCGCTCGTGCGCCGCGTGCAGACGCTCGCCGACGCCGAGGGGTACGCGGTCTTCCTCGGCGACTCCGACGAGATCGCCGACCGCGAGGCGAACCTGACTTCCCGCCTCAGCGCGCAGGTCGAGGGCTTCGTGCTCGCCGCACCCCGCCTGGACGAGGAGCGCATCCGGGAGCTCGACGCCGCGCGCCCCGTCGTGCTGGTCAATCGTGACATCGAGGGCCTGGCCCGGGTGCTCATCGACCCGAGCGGCGGGCTCGACGAGGCGGTGGCGCACCTGCACCGACTGGGTCATGCGCGCGTGGTGTACCTGTCGGGGCCGCGGGAGTCGTGGTCGGATCAGCAGCGCCGCGCGGCCCTCGATCGCGCGGCCACGCGGGTCGGGCTCGAGGTGATCGTGCAGGAGCTGGGTCGCCCCAGCTCGGCCGGCGGGCGCGACGCGGTCGGCGGCATCCTCGCCTCCGGTGCCACGGCCGTTATCGCCTTCGACGACGTGGTCGCGCAGGGGGTCATGGCGGGGCTGGCCCTGCGGGGAGTCGACGTGCCGCGGGACATCAGCGTGATCGGCTGTGACGACACGCTGGCCTCGGGGACGCATCCGGCCCTCACCACCATCTCCGCCGCGTCCGCCGCGGCCGGGGAGGCGGCGGCGGAGCTGCTGCTCGGGGTGCTCGCGAGCGGCCAGCGATCCGATGCGCGCGTGACCATCGCCACCCACCTCGTGGTGCGCGCGACGACGGAGGCCGCGCACCCGCCGCAGGGCTGA
- a CDS encoding Gfo/Idh/MocA family protein produces the protein MPRIAIIGAAHPHVDYVLDELARTDRAGFELVGVQDADREIAERHAARFGVPAVDHADDLLARGVDVAVIAGIYGGRGAEVVAALRAGAHVLADKPLCTSVAELDAIAAAAAQTGRTVNLMLEKRGYPETRAALAVVRSGELGDIVGITSSGPHKLNRDQRPAWFFDPAAYGGILGDLSVHDLDAALLFAPADEGVVRGVVSAPLDGEDLFPRYGAATLTTPGTVVTAEVSWLTPRASDVHGDYGLRLVGTRGTAEIFWARGRVEVTTDDRPTRELELPAGLRPAQEALDAFAAGRTPQVGTRDSLAATRLALLAQKSADQGGVALPWSRTADGVVPDVASRRQESS, from the coding sequence ATGCCTCGGATCGCGATCATCGGTGCCGCCCATCCGCACGTCGACTACGTGCTCGACGAGCTGGCCCGCACCGACCGCGCCGGATTCGAGCTCGTCGGCGTGCAGGACGCGGATCGGGAGATCGCCGAGCGGCACGCCGCCCGGTTCGGCGTCCCCGCCGTCGACCACGCGGACGACCTCCTCGCCCGCGGCGTCGACGTCGCGGTGATCGCCGGTATCTACGGCGGCCGCGGCGCGGAGGTCGTCGCCGCGCTCCGCGCGGGCGCTCACGTGCTGGCCGACAAGCCGCTGTGCACGTCCGTCGCCGAACTCGACGCGATCGCGGCGGCGGCCGCCCAGACCGGCCGCACGGTGAACCTCATGCTGGAGAAGCGGGGGTACCCCGAGACGCGGGCCGCGCTCGCGGTCGTCCGCTCCGGCGAGCTCGGCGACATCGTGGGCATCACCTCCTCCGGTCCGCACAAGCTCAACCGCGACCAGCGCCCGGCCTGGTTCTTCGATCCCGCGGCGTACGGCGGCATCCTCGGCGATCTGTCCGTCCACGACCTCGACGCGGCCCTGCTGTTCGCGCCCGCCGACGAGGGCGTCGTCCGCGGGGTCGTGTCCGCCCCGCTCGACGGAGAAGACCTCTTCCCCCGGTATGGCGCGGCGACCCTCACGACCCCGGGGACGGTGGTCACGGCGGAGGTGAGCTGGCTGACGCCGCGGGCCTCCGACGTGCACGGCGACTACGGTCTGCGGCTGGTCGGCACCCGCGGCACGGCCGAGATCTTCTGGGCCCGCGGCCGTGTGGAGGTCACGACCGACGATCGCCCGACGCGCGAGCTGGAGCTGCCGGCCGGTCTCCGCCCCGCCCAGGAGGCGCTGGACGCGTTCGCCGCCGGCCGCACCCCCCAGGTGGGCACGCGCGACTCGCTCGCGGCGACCCGCCTCGCCCTCCTCGCCCAGAAGTCCGCCGACCAGGGCGGCGTCGCGCTCCCCTGGTCGCGCACCGCCGACGGCGTCGTTCCCGACGTCGCGTCCCGACGACAGGAGTCCTCATGA
- a CDS encoding SDR family NAD(P)-dependent oxidoreductase, whose translation MTVRRALVTGASSGIGTAAALELAREGVALWITYAGREAEAARVAEECRAAGSPDVHVSRLDLRDPDSITALIAEITDAWGDLHVLVNNGGVCPYTPYPEIDIEEWDFVLETNARGTFLLTRAALLLLRAADGDRSVINIASIAGQVGALQTGIHYAASKGAILAITRSFARHLAAEGIRVNAVTPGPVASAITDQLQGEGRAKLESGIPLGAFGQPEDVAWIIASLASERARFITGATYDVNGGVRID comes from the coding sequence ATGACTGTTCGCCGCGCACTCGTCACGGGCGCCAGTTCCGGCATCGGAACCGCCGCCGCCCTCGAACTCGCCCGCGAGGGCGTCGCCCTCTGGATCACCTACGCCGGACGGGAGGCCGAAGCCGCACGCGTGGCGGAGGAGTGCCGCGCCGCGGGCTCGCCGGACGTCCATGTGTCGCGCCTCGACCTCCGCGACCCCGACTCCATCACGGCGCTCATCGCCGAGATCACGGACGCCTGGGGCGACCTGCACGTCCTCGTCAACAACGGCGGCGTCTGCCCCTACACCCCGTACCCCGAGATCGACATCGAGGAGTGGGACTTCGTCCTGGAGACGAACGCCCGCGGCACCTTCCTGCTCACCCGCGCGGCGCTCCTCCTGCTCCGGGCCGCCGACGGCGACCGCTCGGTCATCAACATCGCCTCGATCGCCGGGCAGGTCGGCGCGCTGCAGACGGGCATCCACTACGCGGCCAGTAAGGGGGCGATCCTCGCGATCACCCGCAGTTTCGCCCGGCACCTCGCCGCCGAGGGCATCCGCGTCAACGCCGTCACGCCCGGCCCGGTCGCCAGCGCGATCACGGATCAGCTCCAGGGCGAGGGTCGCGCGAAGCTCGAGTCGGGCATCCCGCTCGGTGCGTTCGGGCAGCCGGAGGACGTCGCCTGGATCATCGCGTCGCTCGCCTCGGAGCGGGCCCGCTTCATCACCGGAGCCACCTACGACGTCAACGGAGGAGTTCGCATTGACTGA
- a CDS encoding N-acetylglucosamine-6-phosphate deacetylase, translating into MTALTLHGRNALGTGGLDVVVEHGRIGALTPVADPGDGAPWIGPGLIDLQVNGHRDGDANAIVPDPAHIIAMAASLAEHGVTRFLPTVITASADDMVARIRAVAAAVRTSAATSRAVAGIHVEGPSLSEQDGPRGVHPLAHIRPPSLAELQSWLDAAPGLLRVVTLSPHHPGSVEATRFLVAHGVRVAVGHTHASDAEIAAVVDAGATLSTHLGNGAHAVLPRHPNYLWTQLAEPRLAAGVIADGHHLPDATLATMIAAKRDHGLFLVSDAVATPAALRDGGVSTVGGGVHLADDGALRHLSTGFLAGSVQTLDVGVATVARLTGSLATAMRLATAAPAAVLDDGPHWRPGARADVLLFDWRPGDTRITPLEVHIAGELIQTTTGAPASGGIA; encoded by the coding sequence ATGACCGCGCTCACCCTCCACGGACGGAACGCCCTCGGCACCGGCGGACTCGACGTCGTCGTGGAGCACGGCCGCATCGGCGCCCTCACCCCCGTCGCCGACCCGGGCGACGGGGCCCCGTGGATCGGTCCCGGGCTCATCGACCTGCAGGTCAACGGGCACCGCGACGGCGACGCGAACGCAATCGTCCCGGACCCGGCGCACATTATCGCGATGGCCGCGTCGCTCGCGGAGCACGGGGTGACCCGCTTCCTCCCCACCGTCATCACAGCCTCCGCCGACGACATGGTCGCCCGCATCCGCGCCGTCGCCGCGGCCGTGCGCACCTCCGCCGCCACCTCCCGCGCGGTCGCAGGCATCCACGTCGAGGGCCCCAGTCTCTCGGAGCAGGACGGACCCCGCGGCGTGCACCCGCTCGCACACATCCGCCCTCCGTCCCTCGCCGAGCTGCAGTCCTGGCTCGACGCGGCCCCCGGACTCCTGCGCGTCGTGACGCTCTCCCCGCACCACCCCGGCTCCGTCGAGGCGACCCGCTTCCTCGTCGCCCACGGGGTGCGGGTCGCCGTCGGACACACGCACGCCTCCGACGCCGAGATCGCCGCGGTCGTCGATGCGGGCGCCACCCTCTCCACGCACCTCGGCAACGGCGCGCACGCCGTGCTCCCCCGTCATCCGAACTACCTGTGGACCCAGCTCGCCGAGCCCCGCCTCGCCGCGGGGGTGATCGCCGACGGCCACCATCTGCCGGACGCGACCCTCGCGACCATGATCGCCGCCAAGCGCGACCACGGCCTCTTCCTCGTCAGCGACGCCGTCGCCACCCCGGCGGCCCTCCGCGACGGTGGCGTCTCCACAGTCGGCGGCGGCGTGCACCTCGCCGACGACGGCGCCCTGCGCCACCTCTCCACCGGATTCCTCGCCGGCTCCGTGCAGACGCTCGACGTCGGCGTGGCCACCGTCGCCCGGCTCACCGGCTCACTCGCCACCGCGATGCGCCTCGCCACCGCGGCCCCCGCCGCCGTGCTCGACGACGGGCCGCACTGGCGACCGGGCGCCCGGGCCGACGTGCTGCTCTTCGACTGGCGGCCCGGCGACACCCGCATCACCCCGCTCGAGGTGCACATCGCCGGCGAGCTCATCCAGACCACGACCGGCGCACCGGCCTCGGGAGGCATCGCATGA
- a CDS encoding C-terminal binding protein, whose protein sequence is MTAPLILVTDCDLPGTVIEDTLRAAGLRAERAASGSPDDIAAAGADAEALVVQWARIDGDLMDRLPNLRFISRVGIGYDMIDVEAATARGIAVANTPSYCIEEVAAHTVAMIMTQARGLSAYDRAVRQGVWKAVDARPLAVRPSSTTVSVLGFGRIGSIVARGCRALGFRVLVADPYASDDAVRDAGCEPVDIPSAIARADILTLHVPLTDETRHLIDAAALATMKRDAVIVNTCRGPLIDEDALAAALRDGRLAGAALDVFAEEPLPGSSPLRALDTVLLTPHAAWYSPEALADLPVHAAENVIRSLAGEAVPIVNPAFAAAR, encoded by the coding sequence ATGACCGCGCCGCTCATCCTCGTCACCGACTGCGACCTCCCCGGGACCGTCATCGAAGACACCCTCCGCGCCGCCGGCCTCCGTGCCGAGCGGGCCGCCTCCGGGAGCCCGGACGACATCGCCGCCGCCGGAGCCGACGCCGAGGCGCTGGTCGTGCAGTGGGCGCGCATCGACGGCGACCTCATGGACCGCCTGCCGAACCTCCGTTTCATCAGCCGTGTCGGCATCGGCTACGACATGATCGACGTCGAGGCCGCCACGGCCCGCGGCATCGCCGTCGCAAACACGCCGAGCTACTGCATCGAAGAGGTCGCCGCGCACACCGTCGCGATGATCATGACCCAGGCCCGCGGCCTCTCCGCCTACGACCGGGCCGTACGGCAGGGCGTCTGGAAGGCCGTCGACGCCCGGCCGCTCGCCGTGCGGCCGTCCTCCACCACCGTGTCGGTGCTCGGCTTCGGCCGCATCGGATCGATCGTCGCCCGCGGGTGTCGGGCGCTCGGCTTCCGTGTGCTGGTGGCCGACCCGTATGCCTCCGACGACGCCGTGCGCGACGCAGGCTGCGAGCCCGTCGACATCCCGTCGGCGATCGCCCGCGCCGACATCCTCACCCTGCACGTGCCGCTGACGGACGAGACCCGCCACCTGATCGACGCCGCGGCCCTGGCGACGATGAAGCGGGACGCCGTGATCGTGAACACCTGCCGGGGGCCGCTCATCGACGAGGACGCCCTGGCCGCGGCGCTCCGCGACGGCCGGCTCGCCGGTGCTGCTCTCGACGTCTTCGCGGAGGAGCCGCTCCCCGGCAGCTCCCCGCTGCGCGCGCTCGACACCGTGCTGCTCACGCCGCACGCCGCCTGGTACTCCCCGGAGGCCCTGGCGGATCTTCCCGTGCACGCCGCCGAGAACGTGATCCGCTCGCTCGCCGGCGAGGCCGTGCCCATCGTCAACCCGGCCTTCGCCGCCGCGCGCTGA
- a CDS encoding gluconokinase, which translates to MTSPRPIVVMGVSGVGKTTVGRELAQRRAVPFIDADDLHGPANVAKMRSGTPLDDADRWPWLDRVGDHLAAAGEVVVACSALRRAYRDRLRARAPGTWFVSLVGSPARIAAQIDGRTGHYMPPDLLRSQLDTLEPLGADEAGVVIVVDDASAVLCDRIVRALP; encoded by the coding sequence GTGACATCTCCGCGGCCGATCGTCGTGATGGGGGTGTCCGGCGTGGGTAAGACCACGGTCGGGCGCGAGCTCGCCCAGCGGCGTGCCGTCCCGTTCATCGACGCCGACGACCTGCATGGGCCGGCCAACGTCGCCAAGATGCGCTCGGGCACCCCGCTGGACGACGCCGACCGCTGGCCGTGGCTCGACCGGGTGGGCGACCACCTCGCGGCCGCGGGCGAGGTGGTCGTCGCGTGCTCCGCCCTGCGGCGGGCCTACCGCGACCGCCTCCGCGCTCGTGCACCCGGGACGTGGTTCGTCAGCCTCGTCGGGAGCCCCGCGCGCATCGCCGCGCAGATCGACGGCCGGACCGGGCACTATATGCCGCCCGATCTCCTGCGCTCGCAGCTCGACACCCTCGAACCGCTGGGCGCCGACGAGGCGGGAGTCGTCATCGTCGTGGACGACGCATCCGCCGTCCTCTGCGACCGGATCGTGCGCGCCCTCCCGTGA
- a CDS encoding SMP-30/gluconolactonase/LRE family protein → MTPENVTGPVAVHAEAPVWWPGWGGLRWVDGDAGDLLTLRGDEIVRQHIDDEYLAFFRPRTSGGLVAVGARTLYLADGPDAEARPVATLLDDGPVRMNDGCCDPRGRLLAGSMSTASTAGAGTVLRIDAALDVTTVLPRVTSSNGVSYSPDGRRVYYVDTDTGRIDVFDVSEGELRGRRVFAHIPEDDGVPDGLTVAADGSVWVALWGGSRVRGFEPSGTVREDIVLPVPQVSACTFGGDDLGTLFITTSAQGLPSDHGTAAGSVFAVRPGAHGLPVLPFAG, encoded by the coding sequence ATGACTCCCGAGAACGTGACCGGCCCGGTCGCCGTCCACGCCGAGGCCCCGGTCTGGTGGCCCGGGTGGGGCGGCCTGCGCTGGGTCGACGGCGACGCGGGCGACCTGCTCACCCTCCGCGGCGACGAGATCGTCCGCCAGCACATCGACGACGAGTACCTCGCGTTCTTCCGCCCGCGGACGTCGGGGGGCCTCGTGGCGGTGGGCGCGCGCACCCTGTACCTCGCCGACGGCCCCGACGCGGAGGCCCGTCCCGTCGCGACCCTGCTCGACGACGGCCCGGTGCGCATGAACGACGGCTGCTGCGACCCGCGAGGACGACTCCTGGCCGGATCGATGTCCACGGCCTCCACCGCGGGTGCCGGGACCGTGCTGCGCATCGACGCCGCCCTCGACGTGACCACGGTGCTCCCCCGCGTGACCTCGTCCAACGGGGTCAGCTACTCCCCGGACGGCCGCCGCGTCTACTACGTGGACACCGACACCGGCCGAATCGACGTGTTCGACGTGAGCGAGGGCGAGCTCCGCGGACGCCGGGTGTTCGCGCACATCCCCGAGGACGACGGCGTGCCCGACGGCCTCACGGTCGCCGCGGACGGCAGCGTCTGGGTCGCGCTGTGGGGCGGGAGCCGCGTGCGGGGGTTCGAGCCTTCTGGGACCGTGCGCGAGGACATCGTGCTGCCGGTGCCCCAGGTCAGTGCCTGCACGTTCGGCGGCGACGACCTCGGCACGCTCTTCATCACGACCTCCGCGCAGGGCCTGCCGTCCGATCACGGCACCGCCGCGGGGTCGGTGTTCGCGGTGCGTCCCGGGGCGCACGGCCTCCCGGTCCTCCCCTTCGCCGGCTGA
- a CDS encoding fumarylacetoacetate hydrolase family protein encodes MELLRLGAIGQERPYVRDDEGVVRDLSSLTRDIDGAFLAADGIARVRAALADGSLPKVETAGLRVGAPVARPTAVICIGQNYAAHAAESGSEPPAHPVVFFKHPNTVVGPDDVVLLPPGAEKVDWEVELAVVIGRTGRYLPSAEAARDVIAGYTISNDVSERAYQLEVSGGQWSKGKCSETFNPLGPALVPADEVDPQALRLRSFVNGEPRQDSSTADMIFPVLQLVHELSHYLVLEPGDVINTGTPQGVALSGRFPYLQDGDEMTIEIERLGRQHQRTERVRLG; translated from the coding sequence ATGGAACTGCTGCGACTCGGCGCGATCGGCCAGGAGCGCCCCTACGTCCGCGATGACGAGGGCGTGGTGCGCGATCTCAGCTCCCTGACCCGTGACATCGACGGCGCCTTCCTCGCCGCGGACGGCATCGCCCGCGTGCGGGCGGCACTCGCCGACGGCTCGCTTCCGAAGGTGGAGACCGCGGGACTGCGCGTCGGTGCCCCTGTGGCGCGGCCGACCGCGGTGATCTGCATCGGCCAGAACTACGCGGCGCACGCGGCGGAGTCGGGCTCCGAGCCGCCCGCACACCCGGTGGTGTTCTTCAAGCACCCGAACACGGTCGTGGGGCCGGACGACGTCGTGCTCCTGCCGCCGGGAGCCGAGAAGGTCGACTGGGAGGTCGAGCTCGCGGTCGTCATCGGCCGCACCGGGCGGTACCTGCCCTCCGCGGAGGCCGCGCGCGACGTGATCGCCGGCTACACCATCTCGAACGACGTGTCCGAGCGGGCGTATCAGCTCGAGGTCTCCGGCGGACAGTGGTCGAAGGGGAAGTGCTCCGAGACGTTCAACCCCCTCGGCCCGGCACTGGTCCCCGCGGACGAGGTCGACCCCCAGGCGCTGCGCCTGCGGTCCTTCGTGAACGGCGAGCCGCGGCAGGACTCCTCCACCGCCGACATGATCTTCCCCGTGCTCCAGCTGGTGCACGAGCTCAGTCACTACCTCGTGCTCGAACCCGGCGACGTCATCAACACCGGCACTCCGCAGGGTGTCGCGCTGTCCGGACGCTTCCCCTACCTGCAGGACGGCGACGAGATGACCATCGAGATCGAGCGACTCGGCCGCCAGCACCAGCGCACGGAGCGGGTCCGTCTCGGGTGA
- a CDS encoding 6-phosphogluconolactonase, which translates to MSTTTFALHAHPDRIAMGAAAARSAAQTLREAVAARGSARMIAAAAPSQLDVYRALATEPEVPWDRITILHMDEYLGLDAAAPQRFGTWLRTHLVDVVHPAAFHPMHTERGAAAAAAEYAELLAEAPIDLVCLGIGVNGHIAFNDPPDADLGDPCPVRTVQLDLASRVQQVDDECFDTLDAVPTHALTLTIPALLAGAHLVCAVPDARKAEAVRALVEEPISARWPCTVLRRHSCCEVHVDRDAASLLHPARVETAQAAR; encoded by the coding sequence ATGAGCACGACGACGTTCGCCCTGCACGCCCATCCCGACCGCATCGCGATGGGCGCTGCCGCCGCCCGATCCGCGGCGCAGACCCTGCGCGAGGCCGTCGCCGCCCGCGGCTCGGCGCGGATGATCGCCGCCGCGGCCCCCAGCCAGCTCGACGTGTACCGCGCGCTCGCCACCGAGCCCGAGGTGCCGTGGGACCGCATCACGATCCTGCACATGGACGAGTACCTGGGGCTCGACGCCGCCGCACCGCAGCGATTCGGCACCTGGCTGCGCACCCACCTCGTCGACGTCGTGCACCCCGCCGCGTTCCACCCGATGCACACCGAACGCGGCGCCGCGGCGGCCGCGGCCGAGTACGCCGAGCTGCTCGCGGAAGCACCGATCGACCTGGTCTGCCTGGGCATCGGCGTGAACGGCCACATCGCCTTCAACGACCCGCCCGACGCCGACCTCGGCGACCCGTGCCCCGTGCGCACCGTGCAGCTCGACCTCGCCAGCCGCGTGCAGCAGGTCGACGACGAGTGCTTCGACACTCTCGACGCCGTGCCCACGCACGCGCTCACCCTCACCATCCCCGCCCTGCTCGCCGGCGCGCACCTCGTGTGCGCCGTCCCCGACGCGCGCAAGGCCGAAGCCGTGCGCGCCCTCGTCGAGGAGCCGATCAGCGCCCGCTGGCCGTGCACCGTGCTGCGCCGCCACTCCTGCTGCGAGGTGCACGTCGACCGCGACGCCGCCTCCCTGCTGCACCCCGCCCGGGTCGAGACCGCGCAGGCGGCGCGATGA
- a CDS encoding Gfo/Idh/MocA family protein encodes MTEPLRIAIVGAGVIGAVHARLVAALDGAGELAAVVDVNESRGRALAAQYGVPFHASAAAAYATERIDVAAVCLPSAFHADAVVEALDAGVDVIVEKPIDVTLAAADRVQAAERASGRTVSVISQRRFQPVASFLRRSIDEGALGRVTSGVVESAFFRPQEYYESGDWRGTAAIDGGGALMNQGIHALDLLLWMLGTPVSVSARTGRLAHDGIEVEDVAGAVIAFESGAIGLLLASTAAFPGLPVRLAVHGSAGTAVMENDGLSFFASATAPAPAADTLVEHDVPEGWSDVDMAHRRQYLDVIDAIRTGRRPAITTDDGRRALQVVLAVYESARTGRPVDLAE; translated from the coding sequence ATGACCGAACCGCTGCGCATCGCCATCGTCGGCGCGGGGGTGATCGGCGCGGTCCATGCCCGCCTCGTCGCCGCGCTCGACGGCGCCGGAGAGCTCGCCGCCGTCGTCGACGTAAACGAGAGCAGAGGGCGTGCGCTCGCCGCGCAGTACGGGGTGCCCTTCCACGCCTCCGCCGCCGCGGCGTACGCGACCGAGCGGATCGACGTGGCGGCCGTCTGCCTGCCCAGTGCGTTCCACGCGGACGCGGTCGTCGAGGCCCTCGACGCGGGCGTCGACGTGATCGTCGAGAAGCCGATCGACGTTACCCTCGCGGCCGCCGATCGGGTTCAGGCGGCCGAGCGCGCCTCGGGCCGCACGGTCTCGGTCATCAGCCAGCGCCGCTTCCAGCCGGTCGCCTCGTTCCTGCGTCGATCGATCGACGAGGGCGCGCTGGGCCGCGTGACCTCCGGGGTCGTGGAGTCGGCGTTCTTCCGCCCCCAGGAGTACTACGAGTCGGGCGACTGGCGCGGAACCGCGGCCATCGACGGCGGCGGGGCGCTGATGAACCAGGGCATCCACGCGCTCGATCTGCTGCTGTGGATGCTCGGCACGCCTGTCTCGGTGAGCGCCAGGACGGGACGGCTCGCGCACGACGGCATCGAGGTGGAGGACGTCGCCGGCGCGGTGATCGCGTTCGAGAGCGGCGCGATCGGGCTGCTGCTCGCGAGCACCGCCGCGTTCCCCGGACTCCCGGTCCGCCTCGCGGTGCACGGATCAGCCGGCACCGCCGTGATGGAGAACGACGGGCTGTCGTTCTTCGCCTCCGCCACCGCGCCTGCGCCGGCCGCGGACACCCTCGTCGAGCATGACGTCCCCGAGGGGTGGAGCGACGTCGACATGGCACACCGCCGGCAGTACCTCGACGTGATCGATGCGATCCGGACCGGGCGACGACCGGCCATCACCACCGACGACGGCCGCCGTGCACTGCAGGTCGTGCTCGCGGTCTACGAGTCCGCCCGCACCGGTCGTCCCGTCGACCTCGCCGAGTGA
- the manD gene encoding D-mannonate dehydratase ManD: MTIDKAEVIVTSPDRNFVTLKITTADGVTGLGDATLNGRELAVVAYLREHVVPLLLGADESRIEDTWQFLYRGAYWRRGPVTMAAIAAVDMALWDIKGKVAGLPVYQLLGGSSRGGLLAYGHASGKELPELFDSIRAHQEQGYRAIRVQTGVPTLRAIYGIAAQGADVGDATVRYDHEPARRGARPVEEDWDTGAYLRHLPGVFDAVRQEFGPDLPLLHDGHHRMTPIQAARLGKDLEPYDLFWLEDCTPAENQEALRLVRQHTTTPLAIGEIFNTVWDFKDVIRDQLIDYVRGAVTHMGGITALKKTLDYAAMYQIKSGMHGPTDISPVGMAAAMHLGLAIHNFGIQEYMRHGTRTDQVFQQSFTWTDGYLHPGDAPGLGVALDVDEAGKYPYAQAYLPYNRLLDGTVHDW; this comes from the coding sequence ATGACCATCGACAAGGCCGAGGTGATCGTCACCAGCCCGGACCGCAACTTCGTCACGCTGAAGATCACGACCGCGGACGGCGTCACCGGACTCGGCGACGCGACGCTGAACGGCCGGGAGCTCGCCGTCGTCGCCTACCTCCGCGAGCACGTCGTCCCCCTGCTGCTCGGCGCCGACGAATCCCGCATCGAGGACACCTGGCAGTTCCTCTACCGCGGCGCGTACTGGCGCCGCGGCCCGGTGACCATGGCCGCCATCGCCGCCGTCGACATGGCCCTGTGGGACATCAAGGGCAAGGTCGCCGGACTCCCCGTGTACCAGCTGCTCGGAGGCTCCTCCCGGGGCGGCCTCCTCGCCTACGGACACGCCTCCGGCAAGGAGCTCCCGGAGCTGTTCGACTCGATCAGGGCGCATCAGGAGCAGGGGTACCGGGCCATCCGCGTGCAGACCGGGGTGCCGACCCTCCGCGCCATCTACGGGATCGCCGCCCAAGGGGCCGACGTCGGCGACGCGACCGTGCGGTACGACCACGAGCCGGCCCGCCGCGGCGCGCGCCCGGTGGAGGAGGACTGGGACACCGGTGCCTACCTGCGGCACCTCCCCGGAGTGTTCGACGCGGTGCGCCAAGAGTTCGGACCGGACCTGCCGCTCCTGCACGACGGCCACCACCGGATGACCCCTATCCAGGCCGCCCGCCTCGGGAAGGACCTCGAGCCGTACGACCTCTTCTGGCTGGAGGACTGCACGCCGGCCGAGAACCAGGAGGCCCTGCGGCTCGTCCGCCAGCACACCACCACGCCCCTCGCGATCGGCGAGATCTTCAACACCGTCTGGGATTTCAAGGACGTCATCCGCGACCAGCTCATCGACTACGTGCGCGGAGCGGTCACCCACATGGGCGGCATCACCGCCCTGAAGAAGACCCTCGACTACGCCGCGATGTACCAGATCAAGTCCGGCATGCACGGGCCGACCGACATCTCGCCGGTCGGCATGGCGGCCGCCATGCACCTCGGACTCGCCATCCACAACTTCGGCATCCAGGAGTACATGCGGCACGGGACGCGCACCGACCAGGTCTTCCAGCAGTCGTTCACCTGGACGGACGGCTACCTGCACCCCGGTGACGCCCCCGGTCTCGGCGTCGCGCTCGACGTCGATGAAGCGGGGAAGTACCCGTACGCCCAGGCCTACCTGCCGTACAACCGTCTGCTCGACGGGACGGTCCACGACTGGTGA
- a CDS encoding nuclear transport factor 2 family protein yields the protein MTDRTAQDRSALDTVQAQLDAFNAHDLDAFVATYADDAVVTGVAAEPLVGSAAIRAFYEPRLQNPELSCVIDTSVLFGSRWVVAQERVINAGVATETIATFDVVDGVISRASMLKA from the coding sequence TTGACTGACCGCACCGCCCAGGACCGTTCTGCCCTCGACACCGTGCAGGCGCAGCTCGACGCCTTCAACGCCCACGACCTCGACGCCTTCGTCGCGACGTATGCCGACGACGCCGTGGTCACCGGGGTCGCGGCGGAGCCCCTCGTCGGGTCGGCTGCGATTCGCGCCTTCTACGAGCCGCGGCTGCAGAATCCGGAGCTCTCCTGCGTGATCGACACGAGCGTCCTGTTCGGCTCCCGCTGGGTCGTCGCGCAGGAGCGGGTCATCAACGCCGGCGTCGCCACGGAGACCATCGCGACGTTCGACGTGGTCGACGGCGTGATCTCGCGGGCGTCGATGCTCAAGGCCTGA